A window of the Dunckerocampus dactyliophorus isolate RoL2022-P2 chromosome 21, RoL_Ddac_1.1, whole genome shotgun sequence genome harbors these coding sequences:
- the LOC129174045 gene encoding E3 ubiquitin-protein ligase RNF31-like isoform X1 has translation MEEVRRRGQGLLTSGLAQDVKAEVQMMATFFLPLSQKYHHIQAETMLRENMAGSNKAEVLESLSRLVKALSILEKYGCNLTSPARPKYWRSVKHNNPVFKTTVDAIQGGRRVLFLYGYTNQQQDGLGFPDEVTEPDREKVAMVTLEVMTLRLELDMLIKGTHPHQEVFKDIVPFVVQQGTTATDAKVISPEGKKPECKPPAPPVLPKPKPALIQPQKTTSPSQCNLCGGSAALVCPSCDNQAFCDACDDLFHRHPARTNHIRDRGLKAMQDMCTICGVSPVHAQCSTCVQRLCVKCDGLFHSHPERKGHSRTAVTPAQKTSSMSSSAWPCIHCATVNKPLDTVCATCKRSPVSPNAEWRCKSCTVINQGSSILCEVCERPRLAPRPSVTPVHPGPGSGSGTKVQWTCQFCTFVNTESTATCEMCGSPGKDPGGPPPGPAKISPSGVKPQPKPRVGLELKRQERMRDDGLKLIRQIKEAEKRGISPEEVYAAIRMCDGSSTDPYHWQASELPHLLDEICAMAASVHASVAGTNGDSMKLSRAEAKMAWLATGGDTERAARQLLRDRQVKMKELHSLGFRDVSQCEEALRQSGGELKGALSVLQRPLLDPFHKRMWSEQPEPPIDPKHPDKERMCRRLLALYDLPSWGRCELTLSLLQEPGVAYTLEDVVQAVRESHDRDFIRRVLNNECPCCLSIFPHSKMQSLTSCQCSVCQECFTQHFTITVRDKHIRDMVCPICREPDINDPEQLDSYFSTLDIQLRECLTADVYELFHKKLTEHALMKDPKFLWCCHCTSGFINEGDQLKVTCLSCRKSFCAQCKKPWEPQHQDLSCEQFQQWKRDNDPEYQRQGLAGYLRDNGITCPHCRFQYALTKGGCMHFSCFQCRYQFCSGCNNPYYKMCCRTEQCSYTGLHAHHPRDCLFYLRDWEAARLQALLQRSGVDFNTEPSNGQQADTCGVMEQKDGGQQIDSPCGVQTQPGRAGLCEKHYREYLVSLINAHSIDPAPLYDAHDLVRACERYQVDTERVEGEDDSAYHVRLLKKLMEVPLGEKVPRNK, from the exons ATGGAGGAAGTCAGGAGGAGAGGACAAGGTCTCCTTACCTCAGGCTTGGCCCAGGATGTCAAGGCTGAAGTCCAGATGATGGCCACCTTCTTTCTGCCTCTGTCCCAGAAATACCATCACATCCAGGCAGAGACCATGCTGAGGGAAAACATGGCTGGAAGCAACAAAGCCGAG gtcttggagtcATTGAGCAGACTGGTCAAGGCCTTGAGCATCTTGGAGAAGTACGGCTGCAACCTGACGAGCCCCGCCAGGCCCAAATACTGGCGCAGCGTCAAGCACAACAACCCGGTCTTCAAAACAACAGTGGACGCCATCCAG GGCGGCCGGCGAGTCCTCTTTCTTTACGGTTACACCAACCAGCAGCAGGACGGTCTCGGTTTCCCTGATGAAGTCACCGAGCCGGATCGGGAAAAAGTGGCTATGGTGACGCTGGAGGTTATGACCTTACGTTTGGAGTTAGACATGCTCATAAAg GGGACACACCCACACCAGGAAGTCTTCAAAGACATTGTCCCGTTTGTCGTCCAACAG GGTACGACGGCAACGGACGCGAAGGTGATCTCACCGGAAGGGAAGAAGCCTGAATGCAAGCCACCAGCTCCGCCTGTGCTGCCCAAACCCAAACCAGCCCTCATACAACCTCAGAAAACGACATCGC CAAGTCAGTGCAATCTGTGTGGAGGCTCAGCAGCTCTAGTTTGCCCCTCATGTGACAACCAGGCCTTTTGCGACGCGTGTGATGACCTCTTTCACCGCCATCCTGCCAGGACCAACCACATTCGAGACAGAGGACTGAAAGCAATGCAGG ATATGTGTACCATCTGTGGCGTGTCTCCCGTCCACGCTCAGTGCTCCACGTGTGTGCAGAGGTTGTGTGTGAAGTGCGACGGCCTCTTTCACTCGCACCCCGAGCGCAAAGGCCACAGCAGGACGGCGGTCACACCTGCCCAGAAGACGAGCAG CATGTCTTCATCTGCATGGCCATGCATCCACTGCGCCACGGTCAACAAGCCGCTAGACACCGTCTGTGCCACTTGTAAACGCAGCCCTGTGTCACCCAATGCAG AGTGGCGGTGTAAGAGCTGCACGGTCATCAACCAGGGAAGCAGCATCCTCTGCGAGGTGTGCGAGCGCCCCCGTCTGGCCCCTCGCCCATCTGTCACCCCAGTGCATCCAGGTCCTGGTTCTGGTTCCGGCACCAAAGTTCAG TGGACCTGTCAGTTCTGCACCTTCGTCAACACAGAGTCCACGGCGACGTGCGAAATGTGCGGCTCTCCGGGTAAAGACCCGGGCGGACCACCGCCCGGACCAGCAAAGATCTCGCCCTCCGGTGTGAAGCCCCAGCCGAAGCCCAGAGTCGGCTTGGAGCTGAAGAGGCAGGAGCGCATGAGGGACGATGGACTCAAGCTCATCCGCCAGATCAAA GAAGCAGAGAAGCGAGGCATCAGCCCCGAGGAAGTGTACGCCGCCATCCGCATGTGCGACGGCAGCAGCACTGACCCGTACCATTGGCAGGCGTCAGAACTGCCCCACCTGCTGGACGAAATCTGCGCCATGGCAGCTTCCGTTCATGCAAGCGTTGCCGGCACCAACGGGGACAGCATGAAGCTGTCCCGAGCCGAGGCCAAGATGGCCTGGCTGGCGACAGGGGGCGACACAGAGCGGGCGGCGAGACAGCTGCTGAGAGATCGACAGGTTAAG ATGAAGGAGCTCCACTCTTTGGGCTTCAGGGATGTGTCACAGTGCGAGGAGGCCCTGCGTCAGAGCGGTGGTGAGCTGAAGGGTGCCCTGTCCGTGCTGCAGCGTCCCCTCCTTGACCCCTTCCACAAGCGCATGTGGAGTGAGCAGCCTGAGCCGCCCATCGACCCCAAACACCCCGACAAAGAG AGGATGTGCCGCCGTCTCCTGGCGCTGTACGACTTGCCCAGCTGGGGGCGCTGCGAGCTCACCCTGTCGCTGCTGCAGGAGCCCGGggtggcgtacaccctggaGGACGTGGTGCAAGCTGTGCGGGAGTCGCATGACCGCGACTTCATCAGACGCGTCCTCAACAATGAGTGTCCATGCTGCCTCAGTATCTTCCCTCACAGCAAG ATGCAGTCATTGACTTCGTGTCAGTGCTCGGTGTGCCAGGAGTGCTTCACGCAGCACTTCACCATCACGGTGCGGGACAAACACATTCGCGACATGGTGTGTCCCATCTGCCGCGAGCCGGATATCAACGACCCTGAGCAGCTGGACAGCTACTTCTCTACGCTGGACATCCAG CTGAGGGAGTGTTTGACTGCTGACGTCTATGAGCTCTTCCACAAAAAACTGACGGAGCACGCTCTGATGAAGGACCCCAAGTTCTTGTGGTGCTGCCAT TGCACGTCAGGCTTCATCAATGAAGGAGACCAGCTGAAGGTCACCTGCCTGTCTTGCCGCAAGAGTTTCTGCGCTCAGTGCAAGAAACCT TGGGAGCCTCAGCACCAGGATCTGTCCTGCGAGCAATTCCAGCAGTGGAAGAGGGACAACGACCCGGAGTACCAGAGGCAGGGCCTGGCCGGCTACCTGAGAGACAACGGCATCA CCTGTCCTCACTGCCGCTTCCAGTATGCACTGACAAAAGGCGGCTGCATGCACTTCAGCTGCTTCCAGTGCAGGTACCAGTTCTGCAGCGGCTGCAACAACCCTTACTACAAG ATGTGTTGCAGGACAGAGCAGTGCAGCTACACGGGCCTTCACGCCCACCATCCTCGCGACTGCCTCTTCTACCTGCGAGACTGGGAGGCGGCCAGACTGCAAGCACTGCTACAA AGGAGTGGCGTGGACTTCAACACAGAGCCTTCTAATGGACAGCAGGCAG aTACATGTGGCGTGATGGAACAGAAAGACGGAGGTCAGCAGATCGATTCACCGTGTGGCGTCCAAACTCAGCCAGGGCGGGCCGGACTCTGcga GAAGCACTACAGAGAGTACCTTGTGAGTCTGATTAACGCCCACTCCATAGACCCCGCCCCTCTCTACGACGCTCATGACCTGGTCCGAGCCTGTGAAAGGTACCAGGTGGACACGGAGCGGGTAGAGGGTGAGGACGACAGCGCTTACCACGTTCGTCTGCTCAAG AAACTGATGGAGGTTCCCCTCGGTGAAAAGGTTCCCCGAAACAAATGA
- the LOC129174045 gene encoding E3 ubiquitin-protein ligase RNF31-like isoform X2 — protein sequence MVTLEVMTLRLELDMLIKGTHPHQEVFKDIVPFVVQQGTTATDAKVISPEGKKPECKPPAPPVLPKPKPALIQPQKTTSPSQCNLCGGSAALVCPSCDNQAFCDACDDLFHRHPARTNHIRDRGLKAMQDMCTICGVSPVHAQCSTCVQRLCVKCDGLFHSHPERKGHSRTAVTPAQKTSSMSSSAWPCIHCATVNKPLDTVCATCKRSPVSPNAEWRCKSCTVINQGSSILCEVCERPRLAPRPSVTPVHPGPGSGSGTKVQWTCQFCTFVNTESTATCEMCGSPGKDPGGPPPGPAKISPSGVKPQPKPRVGLELKRQERMRDDGLKLIRQIKEAEKRGISPEEVYAAIRMCDGSSTDPYHWQASELPHLLDEICAMAASVHASVAGTNGDSMKLSRAEAKMAWLATGGDTERAARQLLRDRQVKMKELHSLGFRDVSQCEEALRQSGGELKGALSVLQRPLLDPFHKRMWSEQPEPPIDPKHPDKERMCRRLLALYDLPSWGRCELTLSLLQEPGVAYTLEDVVQAVRESHDRDFIRRVLNNECPCCLSIFPHSKMQSLTSCQCSVCQECFTQHFTITVRDKHIRDMVCPICREPDINDPEQLDSYFSTLDIQLRECLTADVYELFHKKLTEHALMKDPKFLWCCHCTSGFINEGDQLKVTCLSCRKSFCAQCKKPWEPQHQDLSCEQFQQWKRDNDPEYQRQGLAGYLRDNGITCPHCRFQYALTKGGCMHFSCFQCRYQFCSGCNNPYYKMCCRTEQCSYTGLHAHHPRDCLFYLRDWEAARLQALLQRSGVDFNTEPSNGQQADTCGVMEQKDGGQQIDSPCGVQTQPGRAGLCEKHYREYLVSLINAHSIDPAPLYDAHDLVRACERYQVDTERVEGEDDSAYHVRLLKKLMEVPLGEKVPRNK from the exons ATGGTGACGCTGGAGGTTATGACCTTACGTTTGGAGTTAGACATGCTCATAAAg GGGACACACCCACACCAGGAAGTCTTCAAAGACATTGTCCCGTTTGTCGTCCAACAG GGTACGACGGCAACGGACGCGAAGGTGATCTCACCGGAAGGGAAGAAGCCTGAATGCAAGCCACCAGCTCCGCCTGTGCTGCCCAAACCCAAACCAGCCCTCATACAACCTCAGAAAACGACATCGC CAAGTCAGTGCAATCTGTGTGGAGGCTCAGCAGCTCTAGTTTGCCCCTCATGTGACAACCAGGCCTTTTGCGACGCGTGTGATGACCTCTTTCACCGCCATCCTGCCAGGACCAACCACATTCGAGACAGAGGACTGAAAGCAATGCAGG ATATGTGTACCATCTGTGGCGTGTCTCCCGTCCACGCTCAGTGCTCCACGTGTGTGCAGAGGTTGTGTGTGAAGTGCGACGGCCTCTTTCACTCGCACCCCGAGCGCAAAGGCCACAGCAGGACGGCGGTCACACCTGCCCAGAAGACGAGCAG CATGTCTTCATCTGCATGGCCATGCATCCACTGCGCCACGGTCAACAAGCCGCTAGACACCGTCTGTGCCACTTGTAAACGCAGCCCTGTGTCACCCAATGCAG AGTGGCGGTGTAAGAGCTGCACGGTCATCAACCAGGGAAGCAGCATCCTCTGCGAGGTGTGCGAGCGCCCCCGTCTGGCCCCTCGCCCATCTGTCACCCCAGTGCATCCAGGTCCTGGTTCTGGTTCCGGCACCAAAGTTCAG TGGACCTGTCAGTTCTGCACCTTCGTCAACACAGAGTCCACGGCGACGTGCGAAATGTGCGGCTCTCCGGGTAAAGACCCGGGCGGACCACCGCCCGGACCAGCAAAGATCTCGCCCTCCGGTGTGAAGCCCCAGCCGAAGCCCAGAGTCGGCTTGGAGCTGAAGAGGCAGGAGCGCATGAGGGACGATGGACTCAAGCTCATCCGCCAGATCAAA GAAGCAGAGAAGCGAGGCATCAGCCCCGAGGAAGTGTACGCCGCCATCCGCATGTGCGACGGCAGCAGCACTGACCCGTACCATTGGCAGGCGTCAGAACTGCCCCACCTGCTGGACGAAATCTGCGCCATGGCAGCTTCCGTTCATGCAAGCGTTGCCGGCACCAACGGGGACAGCATGAAGCTGTCCCGAGCCGAGGCCAAGATGGCCTGGCTGGCGACAGGGGGCGACACAGAGCGGGCGGCGAGACAGCTGCTGAGAGATCGACAGGTTAAG ATGAAGGAGCTCCACTCTTTGGGCTTCAGGGATGTGTCACAGTGCGAGGAGGCCCTGCGTCAGAGCGGTGGTGAGCTGAAGGGTGCCCTGTCCGTGCTGCAGCGTCCCCTCCTTGACCCCTTCCACAAGCGCATGTGGAGTGAGCAGCCTGAGCCGCCCATCGACCCCAAACACCCCGACAAAGAG AGGATGTGCCGCCGTCTCCTGGCGCTGTACGACTTGCCCAGCTGGGGGCGCTGCGAGCTCACCCTGTCGCTGCTGCAGGAGCCCGGggtggcgtacaccctggaGGACGTGGTGCAAGCTGTGCGGGAGTCGCATGACCGCGACTTCATCAGACGCGTCCTCAACAATGAGTGTCCATGCTGCCTCAGTATCTTCCCTCACAGCAAG ATGCAGTCATTGACTTCGTGTCAGTGCTCGGTGTGCCAGGAGTGCTTCACGCAGCACTTCACCATCACGGTGCGGGACAAACACATTCGCGACATGGTGTGTCCCATCTGCCGCGAGCCGGATATCAACGACCCTGAGCAGCTGGACAGCTACTTCTCTACGCTGGACATCCAG CTGAGGGAGTGTTTGACTGCTGACGTCTATGAGCTCTTCCACAAAAAACTGACGGAGCACGCTCTGATGAAGGACCCCAAGTTCTTGTGGTGCTGCCAT TGCACGTCAGGCTTCATCAATGAAGGAGACCAGCTGAAGGTCACCTGCCTGTCTTGCCGCAAGAGTTTCTGCGCTCAGTGCAAGAAACCT TGGGAGCCTCAGCACCAGGATCTGTCCTGCGAGCAATTCCAGCAGTGGAAGAGGGACAACGACCCGGAGTACCAGAGGCAGGGCCTGGCCGGCTACCTGAGAGACAACGGCATCA CCTGTCCTCACTGCCGCTTCCAGTATGCACTGACAAAAGGCGGCTGCATGCACTTCAGCTGCTTCCAGTGCAGGTACCAGTTCTGCAGCGGCTGCAACAACCCTTACTACAAG ATGTGTTGCAGGACAGAGCAGTGCAGCTACACGGGCCTTCACGCCCACCATCCTCGCGACTGCCTCTTCTACCTGCGAGACTGGGAGGCGGCCAGACTGCAAGCACTGCTACAA AGGAGTGGCGTGGACTTCAACACAGAGCCTTCTAATGGACAGCAGGCAG aTACATGTGGCGTGATGGAACAGAAAGACGGAGGTCAGCAGATCGATTCACCGTGTGGCGTCCAAACTCAGCCAGGGCGGGCCGGACTCTGcga GAAGCACTACAGAGAGTACCTTGTGAGTCTGATTAACGCCCACTCCATAGACCCCGCCCCTCTCTACGACGCTCATGACCTGGTCCGAGCCTGTGAAAGGTACCAGGTGGACACGGAGCGGGTAGAGGGTGAGGACGACAGCGCTTACCACGTTCGTCTGCTCAAG AAACTGATGGAGGTTCCCCTCGGTGAAAAGGTTCCCCGAAACAAATGA
- the psme2 gene encoding proteasome activator complex subunit 2, whose product MSKASVLKISRESAALVEKYRQSLDHEAHNLFSIQIPTKIVQLDALLGDTDLSVTDMSSLKAPLDIPIPDPPSPDDEDMETDEDKEKKKKKPKCGFIKANEKIVALAERLKPEIVSLRETIIAVTCWIQHLIPKIEDGNDFGVAIQEKILERIAAMKTKVETFQTTINKYFSERGDAVAKASKDTHVMDYRSLVHEKDVAIYSEIRVIVLDLRGFYVELYDMVNKNMEKVTNPKGEEKPSMY is encoded by the exons ATGTCTAAAGCCTCCGTGTTGAAAATAAGTCGCGAAAGTGCTGCTCTG GTGGAAAAATACCGCCAGTCCTTGGATCATgag GCACACAATCTCTTCTCCATCCAAATTCCCACCAAGATTGTCCAGCTGGATGCTCTGCTCGGG GATACAGACCTCAGTGTTACAGACATGTCTTCACTAAAAGCTCCACTTGACATCCCCATACCTGACCCTCCGTCCCCTGATGACGAG GACATGGAGACGGACGAAgacaaggagaagaagaagaaaa AGCCCAAATGTGGCTTCATCAAGGCGAATGAGAAGATTGTGGCACTTGCGGAGAGGTTGAAACCGGAGATTGTCAGCCTGCGGGAGACCATCATTGCT GTCACCTGTTGGATTCAGCACCTTATCCCGAAAATAGAAGATGGCAACGACTTTGGCGTCGCCATTCAG GAGAAAATCTTGGAGCGGATCGCAGCAATGAAGACCAAAGTGGAGACTTTTCAGACGACCATCAACAA GTACTTCTCTGAGAGGGGAGACGCCGTTGCCAAAGCATCCAAAGACACTCATGTG ATGGACTACCGCTCCCTCGTCCACGAGAAGGACGTGGCCATCTACTCCGAAATCAGAGTCATTGTTCTGGACCTGCGTGGATTTTAC GTGGAACTCTACGATATGGTGAACAAGAACATGGAGAAGGTGACCAACCCTAAAGGCGAGGAGAAGCCATCCATGTACTGA
- the lsm5 gene encoding U6 snRNA-associated Sm-like protein LSm5, with the protein MAATQTTNPSQLLPLELVDKCIGSRIHIVMKTDKEIVGTLLGFDDFVNMVLEDVTEFEITPEGRRITKLDQILLNGNNITMLIPGGEGPEV; encoded by the exons ATGGCGGCTACGCAAACTACCAACCCCTCACAGTTACTGCCGTTGG AGCTTGTGGACAAATGCATTGGTTCTCGAATCCACATCGTCATGAAGACAGACAAAGAAATCGTTGGCACTTTGCTGGGCTTCGATGACTTTGTCA ACATGGTCTTAGAAGATGTGACCGAATT TGAAATAACACCAGAGGGTCGCAGGATAACCAAACTGGATCAGATTCTGCTCAATGGCAACaacatcaccatg CTCATCCCAGGTGGAGAAGGCCCTGAAGTTTAA